In a genomic window of Myxococcales bacterium:
- a CDS encoding methionyl-tRNA formyltransferase — translation MTFRSVFFGTPAFAVPCLDALAEISEVCGVVCQPDRPSGRGQVLAAPPVKERALARGLDVYQPEKVRTGELAAWLRDLKVDVALVVAYGRILPLDVLTAPRLGCVNVHASLLPRYRGAAPITWAVVRGEPETGVTLMKMDEGMDTGDILEKFVTPIAPDETAGELSERLSALGALAVRRGLPRFVSGGYTPVAQDGARATTAPILTKQDGLVDFTKTAVEVHDHVRGMSPWPGAFATLRGKVVKVHEATASDLTSPGARPGQVVLADKTGLVVACGDGSVALARVQLEGKKPIRGVDWIAGRGVAEGDTFNAAATTE, via the coding sequence ATGACCTTCCGCTCGGTCTTCTTCGGGACACCCGCCTTCGCCGTGCCTTGCCTCGACGCGCTCGCCGAGATCTCGGAGGTGTGCGGGGTCGTGTGCCAGCCCGATCGCCCGTCGGGCCGAGGCCAGGTGCTCGCAGCGCCGCCCGTGAAGGAGCGCGCGCTCGCGCGAGGGCTCGACGTCTACCAGCCTGAGAAGGTGCGGACGGGCGAGCTCGCGGCGTGGCTTCGAGACCTCAAGGTCGACGTCGCGCTCGTGGTCGCGTACGGGCGCATCCTGCCCCTCGACGTGCTCACCGCGCCGCGCCTCGGATGCGTCAACGTGCACGCATCGCTGCTCCCGAGGTACCGCGGCGCCGCTCCGATCACCTGGGCGGTGGTGCGCGGCGAGCCAGAGACGGGCGTCACGCTAATGAAGATGGACGAGGGCATGGACACTGGTGATATCCTTGAGAAATTCGTCACACCGATCGCCCCCGACGAGACCGCCGGAGAGCTCTCGGAGCGCCTCTCGGCGCTCGGCGCGCTCGCGGTGCGCCGAGGCCTCCCGCGCTTCGTGAGCGGGGGCTACACGCCCGTCGCGCAAGACGGCGCGCGCGCGACGACGGCGCCCATACTCACGAAGCAGGACGGCCTGGTCGACTTCACGAAGACCGCGGTCGAGGTTCACGACCACGTGCGCGGCATGAGCCCGTGGCCCGGGGCCTTCGCGACTCTGCGCGGCAAGGTGGTGAAGGTGCACGAGGCGACCGCGTCCGACCTGACGAGCCCCGGCGCGCGACCGGGGCAGGTCGTGCTCGCCGACAAGACCGGGCTCGTGGTCGCTTGCGGCGACGGCAGCGTGGCGCTCGCGCGCGTGCAGCTCGAGGGCAAAAAGCCCATCCGCGGCGTGGATTGGATCGCGGGGCGCGGCGTGGCCGAGGGCGACACCTTCAACGCCGCCGCGACGACCGAGTAG
- a CDS encoding DUF503 domain-containing protein, with protein MHVGVLRLTFHVPHARSLKEKRSVVRRIRDRLRARFAISIAEVACQDLLQKIVLGACVVSADAAVCDRVLAEVAHAAELSEDAQLLSRETELVPFGDELFGDDGGDGGGDGDWQDDDDLSE; from the coding sequence GTGCACGTAGGTGTCCTCCGGCTCACGTTCCACGTCCCGCACGCGCGCTCGCTGAAGGAAAAGCGCAGCGTCGTGCGGCGTATCCGCGACCGCCTGAGAGCGCGCTTTGCGATCTCCATCGCCGAGGTGGCGTGCCAAGACCTCCTGCAGAAGATCGTGCTCGGCGCGTGCGTGGTGTCGGCGGACGCCGCGGTGTGCGACCGCGTGCTCGCGGAGGTCGCCCACGCCGCCGAGCTCTCCGAGGACGCGCAGCTGCTTTCCCGCGAGACCGAGCTCGTGCCCTTCGGCGACGAGCTGTTCGGTGACGACGGCGGCGACGGCGGCGGCGACGGCGATTGGCAGGACGACGACGACCTTTCGGAGTAG
- a CDS encoding S9 family peptidase, with protein MRTGARLSVSRLARLLTCGLGPALTLVVVSGVAGCVGAPPPPPLPPPTVAIPDPSIPLASSEPSGPMSASVVGPNLTAPPHVGRFADQIDPFRWLEDGESAETRAFTERENARTRQVIDAIPGRAAFRADIERFLQVGTLGAPAVRRAKAGVLRYFHTKREGAQNQSTLYVRDGLRGRDRVLLDVSALSADGTSALDWWFPSRDGAWVAWGRSESGSEESVLHLRDVETGRDHELRIDRTRHASVAWKPDGSGFYYSRYPKKGTVPSGDEKYGAKIFYHDLASRDPDADPVVFAASVKTDVPSVSISPNGKWLAFHVHQGWDKNELYLQDATTPGAPRVPLAVGKKALFSAALRDEGLFIHTNDGAPKYELYAADYAHPERAAWRKVLAEAKEPLEDVAITKQEIVATYLVDAATKVVRFGHDGTKKAEVRLPEASTAHVSAGLDGEELFVRDESFARPSRVQVLDARGGLQPWDKVGATFSAGDVQVKRLFATSKDGTQIPLFVISKGPLRSLGSSGARGASGAATVLYGYGGFNVNQRPAYSARVMSVLSRGGVWAHAVLRGGGEYGEAWHEAGMLAKKQNVFDDFYACAEKLVAEGITSREKLAAMGGSNGGLLVATALTQRPELFRVGLSLVPLTDMLRYHLFRIAKLWIPEYGDPEAAAAREWLYAYSPYHHVTKGTRYPAALFTTAESDSRVDPMHARKMAARLAAAQSDATRPVLLRVEAKAGHGAGKPVGKLAEEMADELGFMLNELGQKL; from the coding sequence ATGCGAACTGGTGCGCGCCTCTCCGTCTCCCGCCTCGCGCGGCTCCTCACCTGCGGGCTCGGCCCGGCGCTGACGCTCGTCGTCGTGTCGGGCGTCGCTGGTTGCGTGGGCGCGCCCCCGCCGCCCCCGCTCCCGCCGCCGACGGTCGCGATCCCGGATCCGTCCATACCGCTCGCCTCGTCGGAGCCGTCGGGGCCGATGAGCGCGAGCGTGGTGGGACCGAACCTCACCGCGCCACCCCACGTGGGGCGCTTCGCCGACCAGATCGACCCGTTTCGGTGGCTCGAGGACGGCGAGAGCGCCGAGACCCGCGCCTTCACCGAGCGCGAGAACGCGCGGACGCGCCAGGTGATCGACGCCATCCCGGGGCGCGCCGCCTTCCGCGCCGACATCGAGCGCTTCCTGCAGGTGGGCACGCTGGGCGCGCCCGCGGTGCGTCGCGCGAAGGCGGGCGTGCTGCGCTATTTCCACACGAAGCGTGAGGGCGCGCAGAACCAGTCGACGCTCTACGTTCGCGACGGGCTCCGCGGCCGCGACCGCGTACTCCTCGACGTGTCGGCGCTGTCGGCCGACGGCACGAGCGCGCTCGACTGGTGGTTCCCATCGCGCGATGGCGCGTGGGTCGCGTGGGGGCGCAGCGAGAGCGGCAGCGAAGAGAGCGTCCTTCACCTGCGCGACGTGGAGACCGGCCGCGACCACGAGCTGCGCATCGACCGGACGCGCCACGCCTCGGTCGCGTGGAAGCCCGACGGCTCGGGCTTCTACTACTCGCGCTACCCGAAGAAGGGCACCGTGCCCTCGGGCGACGAGAAGTACGGCGCGAAAATTTTCTACCACGACCTCGCGAGCCGCGACCCCGACGCCGACCCCGTGGTGTTCGCGGCGAGCGTGAAGACCGACGTGCCCAGCGTGAGCATCAGCCCGAACGGCAAGTGGCTCGCGTTCCACGTGCACCAGGGCTGGGACAAGAACGAGCTCTACCTCCAAGACGCCACCACGCCGGGCGCCCCGCGGGTGCCCCTCGCCGTGGGAAAAAAGGCCCTGTTTTCGGCGGCCCTTCGCGACGAGGGGCTCTTCATCCACACCAACGACGGCGCCCCCAAATACGAGCTCTACGCGGCGGACTACGCGCACCCCGAGCGCGCGGCGTGGCGCAAGGTGCTCGCCGAGGCGAAGGAGCCCCTCGAGGACGTGGCGATCACGAAGCAAGAGATCGTGGCCACGTACCTCGTGGACGCCGCCACCAAGGTCGTGCGCTTCGGTCACGACGGCACGAAGAAGGCCGAGGTGCGGCTCCCCGAGGCCAGCACCGCCCACGTGAGCGCAGGCCTGGACGGCGAGGAGCTCTTCGTGCGTGACGAGAGCTTCGCGCGCCCATCTCGCGTGCAGGTGCTCGACGCGCGCGGCGGGCTGCAGCCGTGGGACAAGGTCGGCGCGACGTTCTCGGCGGGCGACGTGCAGGTGAAGCGGCTCTTCGCCACGTCGAAGGACGGCACGCAGATCCCCCTCTTCGTGATCTCGAAGGGCCCGCTGCGCTCCCTCGGCTCGTCCGGCGCGCGCGGCGCCAGCGGCGCGGCCACGGTGCTCTACGGGTACGGTGGCTTCAACGTGAACCAGCGCCCCGCGTACAGCGCCCGCGTGATGAGCGTGCTCTCGCGCGGGGGCGTGTGGGCGCACGCCGTCTTGCGGGGCGGCGGCGAGTACGGCGAGGCGTGGCACGAGGCCGGCATGCTCGCGAAGAAGCAGAACGTGTTCGACGACTTCTACGCGTGCGCCGAGAAGCTCGTCGCCGAGGGGATCACCTCGCGCGAGAAGCTCGCGGCGATGGGCGGCTCGAACGGCGGCCTGCTCGTCGCGACCGCGCTCACGCAGCGGCCCGAGCTGTTCCGCGTGGGCCTCTCGCTCGTGCCGCTCACGGACATGCTGCGCTACCACCTGTTCCGCATCGCGAAGCTCTGGATCCCCGAGTACGGCGATCCGGAGGCCGCCGCCGCGCGGGAGTGGCTCTACGCCTACTCGCCCTACCACCACGTCACGAAGGGCACGCGCTACCCGGCCGCGCTCTTCACCACCGCGGAGAGCGACTCGCGCGTGGACCCCATGCACGCCCGCAAGATGGCGGCGCGCCTCGCCGCCGCGCAGTCCGACGCGACGAGGCCGGTGCTCCTGCGCGTCGAGGCCAAGGCCGGCCACGGCGCGGGGAAGCCCGTAGGGAAGCTGGCGGAGGAGATGGCCGACGAGCTCGGGTTCATGCTGAACGAGCTCGGACAGAAGCTGTGA
- the surE gene encoding 5'/3'-nucleotidase SurE, which yields MSTPRPLALLSNDDGYESKALHALHRALVDAGAEVVVVAPSNEQSATSHSLSLHRPLRARSHGDGIFSIDGTPADCVYIALHAGERFLPRRPDVVVSGINRGLNLGQDAFYSGTVAAAREGALRGIPALASSAHVHADLPKIAELSAFFALSLVGTRAATGKAPLLSLNAPEIWSGEVRVCRLGSRLYDELVDIRLDPRGREYLWLGGPGVRHEADPGSDTEAYDDGAVTLTPLVIDLTAPAETAFAERLAASSRGR from the coding sequence ATGTCCACGCCCCGCCCCCTCGCCCTCCTCTCGAACGACGACGGCTACGAGTCCAAGGCCCTGCACGCGCTCCATCGGGCGCTGGTCGACGCCGGCGCCGAGGTCGTCGTCGTCGCCCCCTCGAACGAGCAGAGCGCGACCAGCCACTCACTGAGCCTCCACCGGCCTCTCCGCGCGCGCTCGCACGGCGACGGCATCTTCTCCATCGACGGCACCCCCGCCGACTGCGTGTATATTGCACTTCACGCGGGCGAGCGGTTCCTCCCGCGCCGCCCCGACGTCGTGGTGTCGGGCATCAACCGCGGGCTCAACCTCGGGCAGGACGCCTTCTACTCCGGCACGGTCGCCGCGGCCCGTGAGGGCGCCCTCCGGGGCATCCCCGCGCTCGCCTCGAGCGCTCACGTGCACGCCGATCTGCCCAAGATCGCGGAGCTCTCGGCGTTCTTCGCCCTCTCGCTCGTGGGCACGCGCGCCGCCACCGGCAAGGCGCCGTTGCTCAGCCTGAACGCACCCGAGATATGGAGCGGCGAGGTGCGGGTCTGCCGCCTCGGCTCGCGCCTCTACGACGAGCTCGTCGACATCCGCCTCGATCCTCGCGGCCGCGAGTACCTCTGGCTCGGCGGGCCAGGCGTTCGGCACGAGGCCGATCCCGGGAGCGACACCGAGGCCTACGACGACGGCGCCGTCACCCTGACGCCCCTCGTCATCGACCTCACGGCCCCTGCCGAGACCGCGTTCGCCGAGCGCCTCGCCGCCTCCTCGCGGGGGCGCTGA
- a CDS encoding YlxR family protein, with the protein MSAIRRTASTEGVAESSARTRTCAGCGQKADPDALARLVRGPEGPNATELAFDLAGGAFGRGAWVHPQPACLERAARSGFSRSFKAPVRTTAAALSSAFREAAERRVVGLLTSAKRTHHVRVGTDAALAALADGATCVVVAVDARSVVERREITDAVSRGLAVSFGSKSTLGALFGRDEVAVLAVTHSALADEIKRMCRAAAALAGSGSEAAWRSSEVR; encoded by the coding sequence ATGAGCGCGATCAGGCGGACAGCGAGCACCGAGGGCGTGGCGGAGAGCTCCGCGCGCACCCGGACCTGCGCTGGGTGCGGCCAGAAGGCCGACCCGGACGCGCTCGCGCGCCTGGTTCGGGGCCCCGAGGGACCGAACGCGACGGAGCTCGCGTTCGACCTCGCCGGCGGCGCGTTCGGGCGTGGCGCGTGGGTGCACCCACAGCCCGCGTGCCTCGAGCGCGCCGCCCGATCGGGGTTCTCCCGGTCGTTCAAGGCGCCGGTGCGCACCACGGCGGCGGCCCTGTCGTCGGCGTTTCGCGAGGCGGCCGAGCGCCGCGTCGTGGGGCTCCTCACCTCTGCGAAGCGCACACATCACGTGCGAGTGGGCACCGACGCCGCCCTCGCGGCCCTGGCCGACGGCGCGACGTGCGTTGTCGTGGCGGTCGACGCGAGAAGCGTGGTAGAGCGGCGCGAGATCACGGATGCAGTTTCACGAGGACTCGCGGTGAGTTTTGGATCGAAGAGCACGCTTGGCGCGCTCTTCGGGCGCGACGAGGTGGCCGTGCTGGCCGTCACGCACAGCGCGCTGGCGGATGAAATCAAACGGATGTGCAGAGCCGCCGCGGCGTTGGCCGGTTCGGGGAGTGAAGCAGCATGGCGGTCGTCGGAGGTTCGATGA
- a CDS encoding aldehyde dehydrogenase family protein, translated as MSDDSPFSSVSPVDGEPLAEVVATPLDTLEALVAKARGAQVAWADRDVDDRRKALAKLGPRVLQAADELATLVHRETGKPEVEVLLGEVLASADVVAYWCAASEELFEPEEVELDALSYPKKYGFIHRVARGVVAIVMPWNFPFALPLRAIVPALLAGNAVVFKPSEVTPRTGEKIRALLEGLVPEGVFQVVQGGRDLGAALVGADVDAVVFTGSAAAGRKVAASCAERLVPCALELGGKDAAIVLEDANLERAANGLVWGAMMNAGQNCGAVERVYVVEKVAAALKEKIVAVAKSLEAGRDYGPLTTETQRAIVRRHLASAKAGGAKLLAGSFGDEGEGGGVAEAAKGAAPIAPTVLEVTTDELDVMCEETFGPVLPIRVVKDAEEALTLANASKYGLTASVWTKDVERGEKLARRLRAGVVTVNNHSFTGAIPQAPWTGVGESGYGVTGSHFALDIFTRPKFVLVDENSAARELYWYPYTPALRAVATALVLVRGGARSIGARIGAIFALLKSLPKRLFGG; from the coding sequence ATGAGCGACGACTCCCCTTTCTCCTCCGTGAGCCCGGTCGACGGCGAGCCCCTCGCCGAGGTGGTCGCCACGCCGCTCGACACGCTGGAGGCGCTCGTCGCGAAGGCGCGCGGCGCCCAGGTGGCGTGGGCCGATCGCGACGTCGACGATCGCCGCAAGGCGTTGGCGAAGCTCGGGCCGCGCGTCCTCCAGGCGGCCGACGAGCTCGCGACGCTGGTCCACCGCGAGACCGGCAAGCCCGAGGTGGAGGTGCTCCTCGGCGAGGTGCTCGCCTCCGCCGACGTCGTCGCGTACTGGTGCGCCGCCTCGGAGGAGCTCTTCGAGCCCGAGGAGGTCGAGCTCGACGCGCTCTCGTACCCGAAGAAATACGGCTTCATCCACCGCGTCGCGCGCGGCGTGGTGGCCATCGTGATGCCCTGGAATTTCCCCTTCGCGCTGCCGCTCCGAGCGATCGTGCCCGCGCTCTTGGCGGGCAACGCCGTGGTGTTCAAGCCGAGCGAGGTCACGCCGCGCACCGGCGAGAAGATCCGCGCGCTCCTCGAGGGGCTCGTGCCCGAGGGCGTCTTCCAGGTCGTCCAGGGCGGGCGCGACCTCGGGGCGGCCCTCGTCGGCGCCGACGTGGACGCGGTGGTCTTCACGGGCAGCGCCGCCGCCGGTCGCAAGGTCGCCGCGTCGTGCGCCGAGCGCCTCGTGCCGTGCGCGCTCGAGCTCGGCGGGAAGGACGCCGCCATCGTGCTCGAGGACGCGAACCTCGAGCGCGCCGCCAACGGTCTCGTGTGGGGCGCGATGATGAACGCGGGCCAGAACTGCGGCGCCGTGGAGCGCGTGTACGTGGTGGAGAAGGTCGCCGCCGCGCTGAAGGAGAAGATCGTCGCGGTGGCGAAGTCGCTGGAGGCCGGCCGCGACTACGGCCCGCTCACGACCGAGACCCAGCGCGCCATCGTACGGCGCCACCTCGCGAGCGCCAAGGCCGGCGGGGCGAAGCTGCTCGCGGGCTCTTTTGGCGACGAGGGCGAGGGCGGCGGCGTCGCGGAGGCCGCGAAGGGGGCGGCTCCTATCGCCCCCACGGTGCTCGAGGTGACGACCGACGAGCTCGACGTCATGTGCGAAGAGACCTTCGGCCCGGTGCTCCCCATCCGCGTGGTGAAGGACGCCGAGGAGGCGCTCACCCTCGCGAACGCCTCGAAATACGGCCTCACGGCGAGCGTGTGGACCAAAGACGTCGAGCGCGGCGAGAAGCTCGCGCGCCGCCTGCGCGCCGGCGTGGTCACCGTGAACAACCACTCCTTCACGGGCGCCATCCCCCAGGCCCCGTGGACCGGCGTCGGCGAGTCTGGCTACGGCGTGACGGGCTCCCACTTCGCCCTCGACATCTTCACGCGCCCGAAATTCGTCCTCGTGGACGAGAACAGCGCGGCGCGCGAGCTCTATTGGTACCCGTACACGCCGGCGCTCCGCGCGGTGGCGACGGCCCTCGTGCTCGTGCGCGGCGGCGCGCGGTCGATCGGCGCGCGCATCGGGGCGATCTTTGCGCTGCTCAAGTCGCTGCCGAAGCGCCTCTTTGGAGGGTGA
- the infB gene encoding translation initiation factor IF-2, whose translation MSKVRVYEVAKQLNLDPKQVVALFQSIGVAEVRNHMSSVESDVVDRLKRHLEKQKTHNVVEERIRPTVVKRRAIAKSPDAAPSGSLPAAPPSMADVAAEPSRRELPASRDSEPAPAVVPAPPPSVVRVEERKSARELVAEERKSVRDVAAAVAEERKSARDVAAAVVAEERKSAPASVRSVVAEGRKSVRDLAAAAAGAAPAPVRKERKSSTTLVIDEAPAEVVEAAPPPVEVVAVAPPPVAPVAPLPEPVVVAAPPAVIEPPRPATPPPPPPPPLRSAPPKTGIEVWAGRPGVPMPTPAGVSRTGIGGGSAGTMARRVQYDPRAGGASGPQRGGLRGGPAMGRGGPMGRGFAGKRGFGPQVPGRKPAVSTQEMSAHKKVIRIEENINLQLMAQKMSLKATELLAKLWSMGMQNVHINTTLDADTAKILASEFAWEVEDVAVSEDDSIAAARGEEPTVAADEASEPRPPVVTVMGHVDHGKTSLLDRIRKANVAAGEAGGITQHIGAYKVATANGTIVFLDTPGHEAFTQMRARGAGVTDIVVLVVAADDGCMPQTREAIAHAKSAKVPIIVAVNKIDKAGADPERVKRELSELGLIPEDWGGDTIYAPVSALTGAGVPELLEVLALQAEVLDLRANPAKPASGTVIEALLDRGRGPVARVLVQEGTLKVGDFILAGAGFGKVRAMTNEHGKPVHSAGPSTPVEILGLSDVPSAGDPVHAVKDTKKAQEIAESRRGKMAKSLIPSSAKVSLEELSKRIQDADQQELRIIIKGDVQGSVEAVADTFAKLSTDRVRLSIVHAGVGAITEGDVNLAIAAKAIVIGFNVRPAGKAAAHAEENKIEIRHYSIIYEAVDDVKSAMEGLLPAILVEKAVGKAEVRAVLKIRGVIVAGSYVIDKQIKRNAMARLLRGGERIWEGKIAALKRFKDDVKDVAEGFECGISLDGASDIKELDIIECYEIEHVKQKL comes from the coding sequence ATGAGCAAGGTTCGGGTTTACGAAGTTGCAAAGCAGCTCAACCTCGATCCGAAACAGGTCGTGGCGCTGTTCCAGTCGATTGGCGTCGCCGAGGTTCGCAACCACATGAGCTCGGTCGAGTCCGACGTGGTCGACCGCCTCAAGAGGCACCTCGAGAAGCAGAAGACTCACAACGTCGTGGAAGAGCGCATCCGCCCCACGGTCGTGAAGCGTCGCGCCATCGCCAAGTCTCCCGACGCCGCCCCGAGCGGTTCGCTCCCGGCCGCCCCGCCGTCGATGGCCGACGTCGCCGCGGAGCCTTCGCGCCGAGAGCTTCCCGCGTCTCGCGACTCCGAGCCGGCGCCCGCGGTCGTACCGGCGCCGCCCCCGTCGGTCGTCCGAGTGGAGGAGCGCAAGAGCGCCCGGGAGCTCGTCGCGGAGGAGCGCAAGAGCGTACGCGACGTGGCCGCCGCGGTCGCGGAGGAGCGCAAGAGCGCCCGCGACGTGGCCGCCGCCGTGGTCGCGGAGGAGCGCAAGAGCGCCCCTGCCTCGGTCCGCTCAGTGGTCGCCGAGGGGCGCAAGAGCGTGCGTGACCTCGCGGCCGCCGCCGCCGGCGCCGCACCCGCCCCGGTCCGCAAAGAGCGCAAGAGCTCCACCACCCTCGTGATCGACGAGGCGCCTGCCGAGGTCGTCGAGGCCGCGCCGCCGCCCGTCGAGGTCGTCGCCGTCGCGCCGCCGCCCGTCGCGCCCGTCGCGCCGCTCCCGGAGCCCGTCGTCGTCGCCGCGCCGCCCGCGGTGATCGAGCCGCCGCGCCCGGCCACGCCGCCTCCGCCTCCGCCTCCGCCGCTGCGCTCCGCGCCCCCCAAGACGGGCATCGAGGTCTGGGCGGGTCGCCCCGGCGTGCCCATGCCGACCCCTGCGGGCGTCTCCCGCACCGGAATCGGCGGCGGCTCCGCCGGGACCATGGCGCGCCGCGTCCAGTACGATCCGCGCGCCGGAGGCGCTAGCGGCCCCCAGCGTGGCGGGCTCCGTGGCGGTCCTGCGATGGGGCGCGGCGGCCCCATGGGCCGCGGCTTCGCGGGCAAGCGCGGCTTCGGGCCTCAGGTGCCCGGCCGCAAGCCGGCCGTCTCCACCCAGGAGATGAGCGCCCACAAGAAGGTCATTCGCATCGAGGAGAACATCAACCTGCAGCTCATGGCGCAGAAGATGAGCCTCAAGGCCACCGAGCTGCTCGCGAAGCTCTGGTCGATGGGAATGCAGAACGTCCACATCAACACCACGCTCGACGCCGACACCGCGAAGATCCTCGCGTCGGAGTTCGCGTGGGAGGTCGAGGACGTCGCCGTCAGCGAGGACGACAGCATCGCGGCCGCGCGCGGCGAGGAGCCCACCGTGGCGGCGGACGAGGCGAGCGAGCCTCGCCCCCCCGTGGTCACCGTCATGGGCCACGTCGACCATGGCAAGACGAGCCTCCTCGACCGCATCCGCAAGGCCAACGTGGCGGCGGGCGAAGCGGGGGGAATCACCCAGCACATCGGCGCCTACAAGGTGGCCACTGCGAACGGAACCATCGTGTTCCTCGACACACCCGGCCACGAAGCGTTCACGCAGATGCGCGCCCGCGGCGCGGGCGTGACCGACATCGTGGTGCTCGTGGTCGCGGCCGACGACGGCTGCATGCCGCAGACCCGCGAGGCGATCGCCCACGCGAAGTCGGCGAAGGTCCCGATCATCGTAGCGGTCAACAAGATTGACAAAGCCGGCGCGGACCCCGAGCGCGTGAAGCGCGAGCTCTCCGAGCTCGGCCTCATCCCCGAGGACTGGGGCGGCGACACGATCTACGCGCCCGTCTCCGCGCTCACCGGCGCGGGTGTGCCGGAGCTGCTCGAGGTGCTCGCGCTCCAAGCGGAGGTGCTCGATCTCCGGGCCAACCCCGCGAAGCCGGCGAGCGGCACGGTCATCGAGGCGCTCCTCGACCGAGGCCGCGGCCCGGTCGCCCGCGTGCTCGTCCAGGAGGGCACCCTCAAGGTGGGTGACTTCATCCTCGCCGGAGCGGGCTTCGGCAAGGTCCGCGCGATGACCAACGAGCACGGCAAGCCCGTCCACTCGGCGGGCCCCTCGACCCCCGTCGAGATCCTCGGCCTGTCCGACGTGCCGAGCGCGGGCGACCCCGTGCACGCCGTCAAGGACACCAAGAAGGCGCAGGAAATCGCCGAGAGCCGGCGCGGAAAGATGGCGAAGAGCCTCATCCCGTCGTCCGCGAAGGTCTCCCTCGAGGAGCTCTCGAAGCGCATTCAAGACGCGGACCAGCAAGAGCTTCGCATCATCATCAAGGGCGACGTTCAGGGCTCGGTCGAGGCCGTGGCCGACACGTTCGCCAAGCTCTCCACCGACCGCGTGCGCCTCAGCATCGTGCACGCCGGCGTGGGCGCCATCACCGAGGGCGACGTCAACCTCGCCATCGCCGCGAAGGCGATCGTCATCGGCTTCAACGTGAGGCCCGCCGGCAAGGCGGCGGCGCACGCGGAGGAGAACAAGATCGAGATCCGCCACTACTCGATCATCTACGAGGCCGTCGACGACGTGAAGAGCGCGATGGAAGGCCTGCTCCCGGCCATCCTCGTCGAGAAGGCCGTCGGCAAGGCCGAGGTCCGCGCGGTCCTCAAGATCCGCGGGGTCATCGTCGCGGGCTCCTACGTCATCGACAAGCAGATCAAGCGCAACGCGATGGCGCGCCTGCTCCGCGGCGGCGAGCGCATCTGGGAGGGCAAGATCGCCGCGCTCAAGCGCTTCAAGGACGACGTCAAGGACGTGGCCGAGGGCTTCGAGTGCGGCATCAGCCTCGACGGAGCGTCCGACATCAAGGAGCTCGACATCATCGAGTGCTACGAGATCGAGCACGTCAAGCAGAAGCTCTGA
- the rbfA gene encoding 30S ribosome-binding factor RbfA, giving the protein MAGEVKRAARVAEGIREELSMLLTTKVRDPRLAGVLVSRVELSDDLRIARVFYRLLEGGDDASRLEGAKVGLGRAAGLFRKEISGALKLRSAPEFRFSYDAGQEARDRIDSLLEEVRRERRD; this is encoded by the coding sequence ATGGCTGGTGAAGTGAAGCGCGCCGCGCGAGTGGCCGAAGGAATTCGCGAGGAGCTCTCGATGCTCCTCACCACGAAGGTGCGCGATCCGCGGCTCGCCGGCGTGCTGGTCTCGCGCGTGGAGCTCTCGGACGATCTCCGGATCGCGAGGGTGTTCTACCGGCTGCTCGAGGGCGGCGACGACGCCTCGCGCCTCGAGGGGGCCAAGGTGGGCCTCGGCCGCGCCGCGGGCCTCTTCCGGAAGGAGATCTCGGGGGCGCTCAAGCTGCGCTCGGCGCCGGAGTTTCGGTTCAGCTACGACGCGGGCCAGGAGGCGCGCGATCGCATCGACTCGCTCCTCGAAGAGGTCAGGCGCGAGCGCCGCGACTGA